The Dehalococcoidia bacterium genomic interval GGCATCTGCCGTGGTTACGCGCTGGATGGCGATCACGGAGAGCCCAAAGGCGAGCACCAGCGTGGCAATCCCGATGGCGAAGGAGATCTCTGGCACCCACATCAGCACGCCCAGGGCCAGCGGGGACATCGAGACGCCCATGACCCGGAGCAACTGCTCCAGGAAGACACGCTCGCGGAAGAACTGCGTGAGCAGGATGTACACGATGCCAAGCCAGACGATGTGCCAGATGGCGATGGCAAGAAGCGAGCCGATGACGGCGGACTTCAGGAGCACGTCGCCGGATTCGGGCAAGTCTTTGACCATCCACCAGAGCCAGCCGCCGATTCCGGAGAGCAGGATCGCGACGCTGACGACTATTACGGCGGGTATGGTCGAAGTGGGGTTGCCGCGGATGTCATCGAAGACAGAGGTGTCGAGCCTGGCGAGACGTCGAAGCCAGCCTAGGATGGTCTGCGGGTCAACGGCCAAGTAAGGAACCTCCACAAGTCCAGTTGCCGTGCTGGGGCCTGAGGGGTGCGGAACGCGACGCGCATTCTAGCACGCCCCCGGCAGCCCTCAGGCGATGGGCCGCCGCGCCTGTCGTTGCTCCGAGAATCTGTCCGCTGGTTCTGCTCAGTAGATTTGTCCGTTGAGACGCTAGCGATGATTCTGTCCTTTCATGAGAGAGGACCCGGTCATCTTGAGCCAGAAGGAGCAGACACGCTTGCGCGTGATC includes:
- a CDS encoding YIP1 family protein; this translates as MAVDPQTILGWLRRLARLDTSVFDDIRGNPTSTIPAVIVVSVAILLSGIGGWLWWMVKDLPESGDVLLKSAVIGSLLAIAIWHIVWLGIVYILLTQFFRERVFLEQLLRVMGVSMSPLALGVLMWVPEISFAIGIATLVLAFGLSVIAIQRVTTADAARVLVSSFAGFVVWASVLTLLASSTNQYAPGVFLFDVPAETAADLFEARDLVGD